A stretch of the bacterium genome encodes the following:
- a CDS encoding TatD family hydrolase: MRYKFIMKFFDSHSHLNFKAFNDDYPKIIKKCLDENLWLINVGSRYDTSEKAVAIAGNYEKGVWAAIGLHPTHVGDENFDYQKYLALAKSSDKVVAVGETGLDYYRTTDPQLRIKQKELFLNHLKLAQELDKPLIIHCREAYDELIKELKNTEYQFKGVVHCFSGNSQQAKQYLDLGLYLGFTGIITYSSDYDDIIRDMPLEKILIETDCPYLAPVPYRGQRNEPLYVKYTAQKIAEICGLSLEKVAEQTYQNAIRLFGL; encoded by the coding sequence ATGCGTTATAAATTTATTATGAAATTTTTTGATTCCCACAGCCATCTTAATTTCAAGGCCTTTAATGACGACTATCCGAAAATCATCAAAAAATGCCTTGATGAAAATCTTTGGCTGATTAATGTCGGCTCTAGATATGATACCAGCGAAAAAGCGGTGGCTATCGCCGGAAATTACGAAAAAGGAGTTTGGGCGGCTATCGGGCTCCACCCTACCCATGTCGGAGATGAAAATTTTGATTACCAAAAATATTTAGCTTTAGCAAAAAGTTCTGATAAGGTTGTGGCTGTCGGCGAAACCGGCCTGGATTATTATCGGACAACCGATCCGCAACTAAGAATCAAACAAAAAGAATTATTTTTAAACCATTTAAAATTAGCTCAAGAATTAGATAAACCGCTTATCATCCATTGCCGTGAAGCTTATGATGAACTCATCAAAGAATTGAAAAATACCGAATATCAATTTAAAGGCGTAGTCCATTGTTTTTCGGGCAATAGTCAACAGGCGAAACAATATTTGGATTTAGGTTTGTATCTCGGGTTTACAGGAATAATCACCTATTCTTCCGACTATGACGACATTATCAGAGATATGCCGCTGGAAAAAATATTGATTGAAACCGACTGCCCTTATTTGGCGCCTGTCCCCTACCGTGGCCAAAGAAACGAACCGCTTTATGTCAAGTACACGGCTCAAAAAATAGCCGAAATTTGCGGTCTTTCCTTGGAAAAAGTGGCGGAGCAAACTTATCAAAACGCTATTAGATTATTCGGACTTTAG
- a CDS encoding MBL fold metallo-hydrolase — MKSKSIILVVVLLLALDLLVWRTIILINPSDDLTIYFLSVGQGDSELVILPGGVKVLIDGGPNNEVLTDLAAILPQTDRYIDLVINSHPEIDHFLGLIDVLKNYRVGTFISNGREGTADSWQALVEVLKNSKIPAVSLAAGDRIRYRENYFDILSPDKNFINNKDLNDTSLVVLLKSQNLKALFVGDIGVKPEKYLAAKFDISADILKVGHHGSKYSSIADFLKAVSPKIAVTEVGKNTYGHPTKEVLDRLASIGAQIYRTDNNGTVKIVVAKDSSQIQVFKEK, encoded by the coding sequence ATGAAAAGTAAATCCATTATTCTTGTTGTTGTTCTGCTTTTGGCTCTTGATCTTCTGGTTTGGCGGACAATTATTCTCATCAATCCTTCGGATGATCTGACGATCTATTTTTTATCCGTCGGTCAGGGCGACAGCGAATTGGTTATTTTGCCCGGTGGTGTCAAGGTTCTAATAGACGGCGGACCAAACAATGAAGTGCTTACTGATTTGGCCGCGATTTTGCCTCAGACCGACAGATATATTGATTTGGTGATTAATTCTCATCCGGAAATTGACCATTTTCTCGGCTTGATTGACGTTTTGAAAAATTATCGGGTCGGGACTTTCATTTCCAACGGTCGCGAGGGGACAGCCGATTCTTGGCAGGCCTTGGTTGAAGTTTTGAAGAATAGCAAAATTCCCGCCGTGAGCTTGGCGGCCGGCGACCGAATTCGCTATCGGGAAAATTACTTTGACATTCTTTCCCCGGATAAAAATTTTATCAATAATAAAGATTTAAATGATACAAGCTTGGTGGTGCTTCTTAAAAGCCAAAATCTCAAAGCTCTATTTGTCGGAGACATCGGAGTCAAGCCGGAAAAATATTTAGCCGCTAAATTTGACATCAGCGCCGATATTTTGAAAGTCGGCCATCATGGTTCAAAATATTCATCCATCGCAGATTTTTTAAAAGCCGTGTCACCGAAGATTGCGGTTACTGAAGTCGGGAAAAATACTTACGGCCATCCGACCAAAGAAGTTTTGGACAGATTGGCTTCAATCGGCGCTCAAATTTACCGGACGGACAATAATGGGACCGTAAAAATTGTGGTGGCGAAAGATTCTTCTCAAATTCAAGTTTTTAAAGAAAAATGA
- the dnaK gene encoding molecular chaperone DnaK has product MAKILGIDLGTTYSAMAVIEAGEPKIIENAEGNRTTPSVVSLSKNEERLVGLLAKRQSVTNPKNTIFSVKRLIGRRFTDKTVQYDKTWFSYEIKEGANGGVEIKMGDRWYKPEEISAMILQKFKADAEAKLGEKIDEAVITVPAYFDDSQRQATKNAGEIAGFKVRLILNEPTAAALAYGLNKNKNEQIIVYDFGGGTFDISILEVSEDVIEVKGTGGDTHLGGDDFDKRIIDYLVSEYKKQEGADISKDPLALQRLKEAAERAKHELSTALETEINLPYITTDASGPKHFLMKLTRAKLEELVGDLIERSIKLVDETLKEANFKPADIEQIVLVGGQTRMPAIQEAVKKFFGKEPHKDVNPDEVVAAGAAIQAGILQGEVKDILLLDVSPLGLSIETMGGIATPMIPKNTTIPTAKTQVFSTAADSQTAVEVHVLQGEREMAADNKTLGKFFLDGIPPASRGVPQIEVTFDIDANGILNVSAKDKASGKTQSIRIEATTSLNKEEVERLKQEAALHAEEDKKKKELVEAKNQAESLIYLAEKTLKENGEKIGQEAKDSLTAKIEKIKSTKESDNTEEIQAAVNELSQALQDIGKGLYNK; this is encoded by the coding sequence ATGGCAAAAATTTTAGGCATTGATTTAGGGACAACATATTCGGCGATGGCGGTTATTGAAGCGGGGGAGCCGAAAATAATTGAAAACGCCGAGGGCAACCGGACGACGCCTTCCGTTGTATCTTTGAGCAAAAACGAGGAACGGCTGGTGGGTTTGCTGGCGAAACGGCAATCAGTCACCAACCCCAAAAACACTATTTTTTCAGTGAAACGTTTAATTGGCCGGAGGTTCACCGACAAAACCGTCCAATATGATAAGACCTGGTTTTCGTATGAAATTAAGGAGGGAGCTAACGGCGGCGTGGAAATAAAAATGGGCGACCGTTGGTATAAGCCCGAGGAAATTTCGGCGATGATTTTGCAAAAATTCAAAGCGGATGCCGAAGCCAAACTGGGAGAAAAAATTGATGAAGCGGTTATCACCGTGCCGGCTTATTTTGACGACAGTCAGCGCCAAGCGACCAAAAACGCCGGAGAAATCGCCGGATTTAAAGTGCGGCTTATTCTTAACGAGCCGACAGCCGCGGCTTTGGCTTATGGTTTGAATAAAAATAAAAACGAACAGATTATTGTCTATGATTTCGGCGGCGGCACTTTTGATATTTCCATTCTGGAAGTCAGCGAAGATGTCATTGAAGTAAAAGGAACCGGCGGCGACACCCATTTGGGCGGCGATGATTTTGATAAAAGAATAATTGATTATTTGGTTTCCGAATATAAAAAACAGGAAGGGGCTGACATTTCCAAAGACCCGTTGGCTTTACAGCGCTTAAAAGAAGCGGCTGAACGTGCCAAGCACGAACTTTCTACCGCTTTAGAAACCGAAATTAATCTTCCTTATATTACGACCGATGCTTCCGGTCCCAAACATTTCCTGATGAAATTAACCCGGGCTAAACTGGAAGAATTAGTCGGCGATTTGATTGAGCGCTCCATAAAATTAGTTGATGAAACTTTAAAAGAAGCGAACTTCAAACCCGCGGACATTGAGCAAATAGTTTTGGTCGGCGGCCAGACGAGAATGCCGGCGATTCAGGAAGCGGTCAAAAAATTTTTCGGCAAAGAACCGCATAAAGATGTCAATCCGGATGAAGTGGTAGCGGCCGGAGCGGCTATTCAGGCCGGAATTCTTCAGGGCGAAGTAAAAGATATTCTGCTTTTGGATGTTTCGCCTTTAGGCCTAAGTATTGAAACTATGGGCGGAATCGCGACCCCGATGATTCCGAAAAACACCACCATCCCAACGGCTAAAACCCAGGTTTTTTCCACGGCGGCTGACAGCCAGACGGCGGTGGAAGTTCATGTGCTTCAGGGAGAGCGGGAAATGGCGGCTGACAATAAAACTTTGGGCAAATTTTTTCTTGACGGAATTCCGCCGGCGTCTCGGGGCGTGCCCCAAATTGAAGTCACTTTTGACATTGATGCTAACGGCATTTTGAATGTTTCCGCTAAAGATAAAGCCAGCGGCAAAACCCAGTCAATCAGAATTGAGGCGACCACTTCATTAAATAAAGAAGAAGTGGAGAGGTTGAAACAGGAAGCGGCGCTTCACGCCGAAGAAGATAAGAAAAAGAAAGAGTTAGTGGAAGCGAAAAATCAGGCGGAGTCATTGATTTATCTGGCGGAAAAAACGCTGAAAGAAAACGGCGAAAAAATCGGCCAGGAAGCCAAAGATTCCTTAACGGCAAAAATAGAAAAAATAAAATCAACCAAAGAAAGCGATAATACAGAAGAAATCCAAGCGGCGGTCAACGAACTTTCTCAAGCTCTTCAAGACATCGGCAAAGGATTGTATAATAAATAA
- a CDS encoding prepilin-type N-terminal cleavage/methylation domain-containing protein, translated as MEHKTFQDSKKSGFTLIELLITIAILTTLAVIGGVNLFSYSSRQSLTSAADEIVAILRQAQTSSISQESGDQWGVHFLNATTTQGLIQLFHGSSFAAGTLVNSQVLPSGVQFINPVSGTSTDVIFSKVTGYPNASASIKLALIIDSNTSSTITISAIGKVSRF; from the coding sequence ATGGAACATAAAACATTCCAAGATTCAAAAAAAAGCGGCTTTACTTTAATTGAGCTTTTAATAACAATAGCCATTTTGACGACCCTCGCGGTTATTGGCGGCGTTAATCTTTTTAGTTATTCCAGCCGTCAAAGTTTAACCTCGGCCGCCGATGAAATTGTCGCCATTCTCAGGCAGGCCCAAACTAGTTCCATAAGTCAGGAAAGCGGAGACCAATGGGGTGTTCATTTTTTAAATGCGACAACGACCCAGGGTTTGATTCAGCTTTTTCACGGGTCCAGCTTTGCCGCCGGCACCTTGGTTAACAGCCAGGTTTTGCCTTCCGGCGTTCAATTTATTAATCCCGTTTCTGGTACTTCCACGGATGTTATTTTTTCAAAAGTGACTGGTTATCCGAATGCCTCCGCGTCTATCAAGTTGGCTCTTATAATTGATTCTAATACGTCTTCCACTATTACTATCAGCGCCATAGGTAAGGTGTCTAGATTTTAG
- a CDS encoding site-2 protease family protein: MSDISITIFQLIVLYASMVIHEVSHGLTAYKLGDPTPKLAGRLTFNPLKHIDPFGTVLLPMFLILFHSPFVICYAKPVPFNPDNFRNVKKGIILTGLAGPLSNISLAVIFSILIRLLGFFGILSSSLLTFLFIVVFLNLLFAFFNLAPFPPFDGHHIFFSLLPDKFYGIKNFLTGNYFFLMLIWVFLAFPYLIVPLAYRLSLIFIGSA, translated from the coding sequence ATGTCTGACATTTCCATCACAATTTTTCAGCTGATTGTTTTATATGCCTCAATGGTCATTCATGAAGTTTCTCATGGACTGACCGCTTATAAATTGGGCGACCCGACGCCGAAGTTGGCCGGCCGGCTGACTTTCAACCCCTTAAAACACATTGACCCGTTCGGCACGGTGCTTCTGCCTATGTTTCTTATCTTATTTCATAGTCCTTTTGTGATTTGTTATGCCAAACCGGTTCCTTTCAATCCCGATAATTTCCGGAACGTTAAAAAAGGAATTATACTTACGGGATTGGCCGGGCCGCTTTCTAATATTTCTCTGGCGGTTATTTTTTCTATATTGATAAGATTACTGGGTTTTTTCGGAATTTTATCTTCTTCGCTTTTGACTTTTTTGTTTATCGTCGTTTTTTTGAATCTTTTATTCGCTTTTTTCAATCTGGCTCCTTTTCCGCCTTTTGACGGGCATCATATCTTTTTCTCGCTTTTGCCGGATAAATTTTATGGGATTAAAAATTTTTTGACGGGAAATTATTTTTTCCTGATGCTGATTTGGGTTTTTCTTGCTTTTCCGTATTTAATTGTTCCGTTGGCTTATCGGCTTTCCCTGATTTTTATCGGAAGTGCTTAA
- a CDS encoding DNA recombination protein RmuC yields the protein MEIIFLIVILLVLLGGLALIFWFLKNRLAVPKNDEQSLLMIQNQIGEITKTLDNKLGESTKSMQSQFDSSSRLIKEITQELTKVGEGQKQVVDVARQLEDLQDILKNPKQRGNLGEYSLELLLQNFFPHNYESQYEFKDGTKVDFIIRIKDKIIPIDSKFSLENYQRISEANDENQKQKLEEAFKSDIKKRIDETAKYIKPEENTMDFAFMFIPSEAIYYDLLVNKIGALKVNTRDLIEYATREKKVIIVSPTSFIAYLQTVLQGLKAMHIEEETKTIIKNVEELRRHLIGYADFSKKIGVHLGTTVNMYNQSQKEFKKIDKDVLRITGKVVGVEPLNLESPENEDGE from the coding sequence ATGGAAATCATTTTTTTAATCGTTATTTTATTGGTTTTATTGGGCGGCTTGGCGCTGATTTTTTGGTTTTTGAAAAATCGTTTAGCAGTGCCGAAAAATGACGAGCAATCTTTGCTGATGATTCAAAACCAGATTGGTGAAATTACCAAAACTCTTGATAATAAACTTGGTGAGTCAACTAAAAGTATGCAAAGCCAGTTTGACAGCAGTAGCCGGTTAATCAAAGAAATCACCCAGGAACTTACTAAAGTCGGTGAAGGGCAAAAGCAGGTGGTGGATGTCGCAAGGCAGTTGGAGGACCTTCAGGATATTTTAAAGAATCCGAAACAACGGGGAAATTTGGGCGAATACTCCCTGGAACTGTTATTGCAGAATTTTTTTCCTCATAATTACGAATCCCAGTATGAATTTAAAGACGGCACGAAAGTTGATTTTATAATCCGCATTAAGGATAAAATTATCCCGATTGATTCTAAATTCAGTTTGGAAAATTATCAGAGAATTTCAGAAGCTAATGACGAAAACCAAAAGCAGAAACTGGAAGAAGCTTTTAAAAGCGATATCAAAAAACGCATTGATGAAACGGCTAAATATATCAAGCCGGAAGAAAATACGATGGATTTCGCTTTTATGTTTATTCCAAGCGAAGCGATTTATTATGACCTTTTAGTTAATAAAATCGGCGCTTTGAAAGTTAATACCCGCGATTTGATAGAGTATGCCACGAGAGAAAAGAAAGTGATTATCGTTTCGCCAACGTCATTTATAGCTTATCTTCAAACCGTTCTTCAGGGCCTGAAAGCCATGCATATAGAAGAAGAAACGAAGACAATTATTAAAAACGTAGAAGAATTAAGACGGCATTTGATCGGTTATGCCGATTTTTCTAAAAAAATAGGAGTGCATCTGGGCACGACCGTTAATATGTATAATCAATCACAAAAGGAATTCAAGAAAATAGATAAAGACGTTTTGAGAATTACGGGCAAGGTAGTGGGAGTAGAGCCCTTGAATTTAGAAAGTCCGGAAAATGAAGACGGAGAATAA
- a CDS encoding nucleotide exchange factor GrpE — protein sequence MEEQTTQPEEIKPASADSASIAEATSAKEAASAGKEEKTEDELSKCQKEKDEYLDGWKRAKAELINYKKDEAKRFEIVIKLANEGLIKELLLVLDSFDLGLASSEKEGSAQKGMYLIRSQLKDILKSYGLEEIETSPGEKFDINIHEAVAEIESDQPSGTVIEEVEKGYLLNGRVIRPVRVRISK from the coding sequence ATGGAAGAACAAACAACTCAACCAGAAGAAATTAAACCCGCCTCCGCTGACTCGGCCTCCATAGCCGAAGCTACTTCGGCGAAGGAGGCAGCTTCGGCGGGCAAGGAAGAAAAAACAGAGGACGAATTATCAAAATGCCAAAAAGAAAAGGATGAATATCTTGACGGCTGGAAACGCGCCAAAGCCGAACTTATCAATTATAAAAAAGATGAGGCTAAGCGGTTTGAAATAGTGATAAAGCTGGCTAATGAAGGACTGATTAAAGAATTATTATTGGTTTTGGACAGTTTTGATTTGGGATTGGCATCTTCGGAAAAAGAAGGTTCGGCGCAAAAAGGGATGTACTTGATTCGTTCGCAACTCAAGGATATTCTTAAATCTTACGGCTTGGAGGAAATAGAAACTTCGCCCGGCGAAAAATTTGATATAAATATTCATGAAGCAGTGGCAGAAATAGAATCAGATCAGCCGTCTGGAACTGTGATTGAAGAAGTTGAAAAGGGTTATTTATTAAACGGCCGGGTCATCAGGCCGGTTAGAGTAAGAATTTCTAAATAA
- a CDS encoding DnaJ C-terminal domain-containing protein: protein MSKDYYKILGVERSSSAEEIKKAFYKLAHLYHPHKAGKDEKKFKELNEKFKEINEAYQVLSDKSKREQYDRFGKVFEGASAGGGEWPSGFEQGFGSSGGGPGFDFEGDLGDLGDLGEFFETFFGGMSGRQPRRTYRRGSDMEIVQEISLEESFSGVRRHLEYKTFITCDKCKGLGYDKKEGKSVCSTCAGRGEIKENRQTFFGNFSQNRVCSQCHGMGEVPNKICLECKGSGQKSSIREVDIDIIPGVADGQIIKIKGMGEAGERGSETGDLYVRIKEKPHPLFRREGDDLYMSQDLKFTEALLGKKIKINDLSGEYLNIELPAGFNFKEKLKVGGKGMPHLHGMGRGNLYMEFDLKLPKHLSEKAKKIIEDLDKEI, encoded by the coding sequence ATGAGCAAGGATTACTATAAAATTTTAGGAGTGGAACGCAGCTCCTCGGCCGAGGAAATCAAAAAAGCTTTTTATAAGCTGGCTCATTTGTATCATCCTCATAAAGCCGGCAAGGACGAAAAAAAATTCAAAGAATTAAACGAAAAATTCAAGGAAATCAACGAGGCCTATCAGGTGCTTTCCGACAAAAGCAAACGGGAACAATATGACCGTTTTGGAAAAGTTTTTGAAGGAGCGTCGGCGGGCGGCGGGGAATGGCCTTCCGGGTTTGAACAGGGGTTTGGTTCATCAGGTGGCGGCCCTGGTTTTGATTTTGAAGGAGATTTGGGCGACCTCGGCGATTTGGGGGAATTTTTTGAGACTTTTTTCGGAGGAATGAGCGGGCGCCAGCCCAGACGCACTTATCGCCGCGGGTCGGATATGGAAATAGTTCAGGAAATAAGTTTGGAAGAATCTTTTTCCGGGGTTCGGCGGCATTTGGAATATAAAACTTTTATCACTTGCGATAAATGTAAAGGTTTGGGCTACGATAAAAAAGAAGGGAAAAGCGTTTGCTCAACTTGCGCCGGTCGCGGGGAAATCAAGGAAAACCGCCAGACCTTTTTCGGAAATTTTTCCCAGAATCGGGTTTGCTCCCAGTGCCATGGTATGGGCGAAGTGCCCAATAAAATTTGCCTGGAATGCAAAGGTTCCGGCCAGAAGTCCAGCATCAGGGAAGTGGATATTGATATTATCCCGGGCGTGGCTGACGGCCAGATTATAAAAATAAAAGGCATGGGCGAGGCGGGCGAGCGGGGCAGTGAAACCGGGGATTTATATGTCCGGATTAAAGAAAAACCCCATCCGCTTTTCCGCCGGGAAGGAGATGATTTGTATATGTCCCAGGATTTGAAATTCACCGAGGCCTTGCTGGGCAAAAAAATAAAAATAAATGATTTAAGCGGCGAATACCTGAATATTGAATTACCGGCCGGGTTTAATTTCAAAGAAAAATTGAAAGTTGGCGGCAAAGGGATGCCGCACTTGCATGGCATGGGCCGGGGTAATCTTTATATGGAATTTGACCTTAAACTGCCGAAACATCTTTCCGAAAAAGCCAAAAAAATAATTGAGGATTTAGACAAGGAGATATAA
- the rpsL gene encoding 30S ribosomal protein S12, whose product MPTIRQLIKKGRKKTSAKKKTPALGRYFNYLKNRPTNSVSPFKRGVCLKVFTTTPKKPNSALRKVARVRLSNGMEVTAYIPGEGHLLQEHSVVLIRGGRVKDLPGVRYHIVRGILDTTGVENRKQQRSKYGAKRPKVNA is encoded by the coding sequence ATGCCTACGATCAGACAATTAATTAAAAAAGGAAGAAAGAAAACGAGCGCTAAAAAGAAAACCCCGGCTTTAGGGCGTTATTTCAATTATCTTAAAAATCGCCCAACTAATTCCGTTTCGCCTTTCAAGCGGGGAGTTTGCCTGAAAGTTTTCACCACCACTCCTAAAAAACCGAATTCCGCTTTGAGAAAAGTGGCCCGGGTGCGTTTGAGCAACGGGATGGAAGTGACGGCTTATATTCCCGGTGAAGGACATCTTCTTCAGGAGCATTCGGTGGTTTTAATTCGCGGCGGCCGGGTGAAAGATTTGCCGGGCGTGAGATATCACATTGTCCGTGGGATTTTGGATACCACCGGCGTGGAAAACCGGAAACAACAGCGCTCGAAATACGGAGCTAAAAGACCTAAAGTAAATGCGTAA
- the rpsG gene encoding 30S ribosomal protein S7: MRKKQIYKNRKLRQPDIKFNSLVVGRFINYLMFEGKKSLAEKIVYQAFEQIEKTTKEDPMKVFEKALENVSPLVAVASRRVGGANYQVPMEVRPERKFFLAGHWIIAAARARKGRTMVENLAEEIIAASKNEGTAVKKKQDMHRVAEANRAFAHFAR; encoded by the coding sequence ATGCGTAAAAAACAAATTTATAAAAACAGAAAATTGCGCCAGCCCGATATTAAATTCAACAGTTTAGTTGTTGGCCGATTTATCAATTATTTGATGTTTGAAGGGAAAAAATCTTTAGCGGAGAAAATAGTTTATCAGGCCTTTGAACAAATAGAGAAAACAACCAAAGAAGACCCGATGAAAGTTTTTGAAAAGGCCTTGGAAAATGTCAGTCCGCTGGTGGCTGTGGCCTCCCGGAGAGTCGGAGGCGCTAATTATCAGGTGCCGATGGAAGTGAGGCCGGAAAGAAAATTCTTCCTGGCTGGTCATTGGATTATCGCGGCCGCCCGAGCGCGGAAAGGAAGAACCATGGTTGAAAACTTGGCGGAAGAAATTATCGCCGCTTCCAAAAACGAAGGAACGGCCGTTAAAAAGAAACAGGACATGCATCGAGTAGCGGAAGCTAACCGAGCGTTCGCCCATTTTGCGAGATAA
- a CDS encoding amino acid--tRNA ligase-related protein, producing the protein MERIYIKDLKNYIGQEITIKGWVDVRRDQGKLIFFDFRDMSGKVQGVVLPNASKAHEVGSKLRTEWVVEVRGKVNQRPERAVQKDKQNGDIELEILEISVLNKAETPPFDISGDGKEINEEARLRYRYIDLRRSRMQKNIRNRDKLISFFRDYMHKEGFVEIETPIMMKGTPEGSREYVVPSRLENGKFYVLPQSPQQFKQLSMVAGFEKYFQIARCFRDEDTRGDRQPEFTQLDYEMSFVDQEDILQLTEKMFIEMVTKLYPQKHITQIPFPRITYKESTEKFGSDKPDMRKNKEDKDELSFTWVIDFPMFEKGEDGKLSATHHPFCSVNDEDLKNFMEGKELLSVRAKAYDLVLNQYELSSGSVRIHKSDVQKKMFDYLGIGEEDQQKRFGHMLEAFKYGTPPHAGFAPGIDRIVMIMENEPNIREVIAFPKTGDGRDLMMNAPSEITNEQLRELGIKIEKNNIPKK; encoded by the coding sequence ATGGAAAGAATATATATAAAAGATCTCAAAAATTATATTGGCCAGGAAATAACCATAAAAGGCTGGGTTGATGTTCGTCGGGACCAGGGCAAGCTTATCTTTTTTGATTTTCGGGATATGTCCGGTAAGGTGCAGGGTGTTGTTTTGCCAAACGCTTCCAAAGCTCACGAAGTAGGATCAAAATTAAGAACAGAATGGGTTGTTGAGGTGCGAGGGAAAGTAAACCAACGGCCAGAAAGAGCTGTGCAAAAAGACAAGCAGAATGGCGATATTGAGTTGGAAATTCTTGAAATATCTGTGCTCAATAAAGCCGAGACGCCGCCTTTTGATATTTCCGGAGATGGGAAAGAAATTAACGAAGAAGCGCGTCTTCGTTATCGCTATATTGACCTGCGACGAAGCAGAATGCAAAAAAATATACGAAATAGAGATAAATTAATTTCCTTTTTTAGAGATTATATGCACAAAGAAGGTTTTGTTGAGATAGAAACTCCCATTATGATGAAAGGGACCCCGGAAGGATCTCGTGAATATGTTGTGCCCTCAAGACTTGAGAACGGAAAATTTTATGTATTACCGCAATCACCGCAACAATTTAAACAGTTGAGTATGGTTGCTGGTTTTGAGAAATATTTTCAAATTGCAAGATGTTTTAGAGACGAAGACACGAGAGGCGACAGACAACCGGAATTTACTCAACTTGATTATGAAATGTCATTTGTTGACCAAGAAGATATCCTTCAATTAACAGAAAAAATGTTTATTGAAATGGTCACGAAATTGTATCCCCAAAAACATATTACTCAGATTCCATTTCCAAGAATTACATATAAGGAATCAACGGAAAAATTTGGATCAGATAAGCCGGATATGAGAAAAAACAAGGAGGATAAAGACGAGCTATCATTTACTTGGGTTATTGATTTCCCTATGTTTGAGAAAGGAGAAGATGGTAAGTTGTCGGCAACACATCATCCATTCTGTTCTGTAAATGACGAAGATTTGAAAAACTTTATGGAAGGTAAAGAGTTGCTCTCAGTTAGAGCAAAAGCATATGATCTTGTTTTAAATCAATACGAATTAAGCTCAGGAAGTGTAAGAATTCATAAATCCGATGTGCAGAAGAAAATGTTTGACTATCTTGGTATCGGCGAGGAAGATCAACAAAAAAGATTTGGTCATATGCTTGAGGCATTTAAATACGGTACTCCTCCACACGCCGGATTTGCTCCCGGTATAGATAGAATCGTTATGATAATGGAAAATGAGCCGAATATTCGCGAAGTTATTGCATTTCCTAAAACCGGCGACGGCCGAGATTTGATGATGAATGCGCCGTCTGAGATAACAAATGAACAGTTACGAGAGTTGGGAATTAAAATTGAAAAAAATAATATACCTAAAAAATAG
- a CDS encoding prepilin-type N-terminal cleavage/methylation domain-containing protein, with protein sequence MRIKNNKGQALIEILVGLAVGAILIGGATAAIVAILRSNLESKNFQAASSLSQELLDDAKTMAEADWHNIYNLSKGSGTQYYVAASGTVLAVFSGTTTTLVGNITYTKFFSIEDVGRDSSNTIVASGGTDDPSTQKITSHAQWPSAGKTSDVPLIVYLTRWRNIISQQTNWSGGVGQTEPVLEFSNQFASSTGIDYSSSTGSIIIQGF encoded by the coding sequence ATGCGCATTAAAAATAACAAAGGCCAGGCCCTGATAGAAATTCTTGTCGGTTTGGCTGTGGGCGCTATTTTAATAGGCGGGGCGACTGCGGCGATAGTGGCAATTTTGCGTTCCAATTTGGAAAGTAAAAATTTTCAAGCCGCTTCTTCTCTGAGTCAGGAATTATTAGACGATGCCAAAACGATGGCCGAAGCCGACTGGCATAATATTTATAATTTAAGCAAGGGTTCCGGCACCCAATATTACGTGGCGGCTTCCGGTACAGTCTTGGCTGTTTTTTCCGGTACCACCACAACTCTGGTTGGAAATATCACTTATACCAAATTTTTTTCCATAGAGGATGTCGGCCGTGATTCCTCCAATACTATCGTGGCCAGTGGCGGCACTGATGACCCCTCTACTCAAAAAATCACCAGCCATGCCCAGTGGCCAAGCGCCGGTAAAACATCGGATGTGCCTCTTATTGTTTATTTGACGCGCTGGCGAAATATAATTTCTCAACAGACCAATTGGTCGGGAGGGGTTGGTCAGACGGAGCCAGTTCTTGAATTCAGCAATCAATTCGCCAGCTCCACGGGTATTGATTATTCCTCCAGTACCGGCTCAATCATTATTCAGGGATTTTAA